The window CCGGGAGCACGGCGTGGACGCCGTCCTCAGCGTGGGCAGCGGCTTCGGCGGCTTCCAGTCCGCCATGGTCATCACCCGAGAGGAAACCACGCGATGACACTGGCCACTCCCGAAGCCCAGGAGACCCCTGAGCGCACCGGGCGGCCGACCGCCGTCATCACCGGCATCGGCGTCGCCGCCCCCAACGGCCTGGGCACCGAGCAGTGGTGGCAGTCCACACTGAGCGGCACGAGCGGCATCGGGCCGGTCGTCGACTACGACGCCTCCCGCTACCCGTCCCGGCTGGTCGGACGGATCGCGGGGTTCGAGGCTGCCGAGCACATCCCGGGACGGCTGCTGCCGCAGACCGACCGGGTGACCCGGCTGGCCCTCGTCGCGGGAGCCGAGGCACTGGCCGACGCCGACGCCAACCCCGCCGAACTGGCGGAACAGGACGGATACGGCGAGTACGGCTGCGGCGTGGTCACCTCCAACGCCACCGGTGGATTCGAGTTCACCCACCGGGAGATCCGCAAGCTGTGGACCCAGGGCCCGCAGCAGGTCAGCGTCTACGAGTCCTTCGCCTGGTTCTACGCGGTCAACACCGGCCAGCTCTCCATCCGCCACAAACTGCGCGGACCCAGTGGCGTCCTCGTCTCCGAACAGGCGGGCGGCCTCGATGCCATCGGCCAGTCCCGCCGTACGCTCGGGCAGGGCGTCAAGCTCTCGCTGACCGGCGGCATGGACTCCTCCCTCGACCCCTGGGGGCTGGTCTCCCACCTCGCGAGCGGCCGGCTCTCCCGCTCCGACGACCCCGCCACCGCCTACCTGCCCTTCGACACCCGCGCCGCCGGTCAAGTGCCGGGCGAGGGGGGCGCGATGCTCGTACTCGAGGAGGAGACGGCGGCTCGCGCGCGCGGCGCCCGGGTGTACGGCGAGATCGCCGGGTACGCGGCCACCTTCTCGCCCCGGCCGGGCTCCGGACGGCCTCCCGGTCTCGAACGCGCCGCACGGCTCGCCCTCGCCGACGGCGGGCTGGGCGTCGAGGACGTGGACGTGGTCTTC is drawn from Streptomyces liliifuscus and contains these coding sequences:
- a CDS encoding ketosynthase chain-length factor, whose translation is MTLATPEAQETPERTGRPTAVITGIGVAAPNGLGTEQWWQSTLSGTSGIGPVVDYDASRYPSRLVGRIAGFEAAEHIPGRLLPQTDRVTRLALVAGAEALADADANPAELAEQDGYGEYGCGVVTSNATGGFEFTHREIRKLWTQGPQQVSVYESFAWFYAVNTGQLSIRHKLRGPSGVLVSEQAGGLDAIGQSRRTLGQGVKLSLTGGMDSSLDPWGLVSHLASGRLSRSDDPATAYLPFDTRAAGQVPGEGGAMLVLEEETAARARGARVYGEIAGYAATFSPRPGSGRPPGLERAARLALADGGLGVEDVDVVFADAAGLPTADDEEAAALRALFGPYGVPVTAPKTLTGRLFGGGAPLDVAAALLALRDGVIPPTTGIDRPVPEHRLDLVRATPRQAPLRTALVLARGHGGFNAAVVVRSPETA